CTGAGCGGCGTCGGACTGGCGCTGTTGCTCCGCCAGTTACTGAGACAACCCTAGTAAAGCAACGCTCAGAGCGCTCCCCGTGGGCGGGCCTCAGGGCGTCCATCCACGGTGTTGCGCTGGCTTGACATGGAAAATGGCCATGCCTGCTGCCTGCTGCCTGCTGCCTGCTGCCTGCTGCCTGCTGCCTGCTGCCTGCTGCCTGTGCGCCTTGTGGCTGAACGCCCTGAGACCCGCTGAGGGTCGCTTTACTTCGGGTTTTCTCTGTTACTTCGCGGGGACTGAACGCACACCGGAGTCGGGCGTCCAGGGCACCTTGATCTGCTCTTCCACCTCGACCGATTCGATCTCGCGCAGCGGCACGTAGGCTTCCACCGTGCCACCGGGTACACGCTGCTCGAGCTGTGCTTCGCCGTTGACCACCGCGATCAGCACCCCTTCACGGGACGGCTGGCCACGCGGCCGGATACGTACTTTCTCTCCCAGGTGGTCGCCCAGGCGCGCGACCGAGGTCGGCCGGTAACGCCGCTGGATGCGATAGCCGGCGTGCGGCCTCCCCGCAGCGGATTCGGGGGCGTCGACGGTCGCGGACGGCGTCGTGGCGCGGGGGCGGGGTCGGAAGTGGATCTCGAGTGGCAGCACGGGGCGCCCGTTGACCACCAGGCTCATGCCCAGGCGACCGACGATCTGCTCCGGCGGAATAGCCGCCAGTTGCAGCGGGGCCAGGGGTTCGGGGGGGCGAAGCTCCAGTTCGATGCGCCCCCAGTGGCGCTGATAGTCGGCCAGCGCCCGTTGCAGGGCCTCGCCGACCTCGATGCCGGCCGCTGCCAGTTGTGCCCGGGTCTGCGCAAGCGACACCTCGGCATAGGCTTCGGGCCCGGACAGGCCGAGTCGTTCGGCGCAATGGCGTGCCAGTTGCTGGCCGAAATCGGGATCGATCTCGAACGCCAGGCGCGCGCCATCGAGCCGCGCCCGCGCCACGCGGTGGTCTTGCAGGTCTTCCGGCACCAGGCCGAGCAGCCGCATCTCCAATTCCACCCGCTCGATGTCGTGGAGATCCAGCGTCAGCCACATTGCCAGTCGCTCGGCGGCGCGGTCGAAGGCGTAGCGACTGTGTATGTCCAGGTGCAGGGCGTTCATCCCCAGTGCCTGCAACAGCTGGGGGTCGAGGGTGAAGGTGGCACAGGTGGATTCCGGGGCCGTGGCGGCCTGACGCGTGTTGCGGCGTTGATGGGCGATGATCTCCTCGAGCGGCACGCTCACGTCGAAGGCGGTGAGCGCCAGCTGCTCGGGCAGGGGTTGCGTGCCCGCGCCGAACCCGTTGCGAAGATCGAACAGGAAGGCAGGGTCTCCGGTCTCCCGGCGGACCCGCTCGATGGTGATGGCGCGATCGAAGGCCCGCGGTCGGAGTCGGATGTCGATGACCGAGGTGGCACCATCCCAGTCGGTTTCGTGTTCTACGGCGCACCTTCATTCCCTTTGGTTCGTGGGCCGACAGTGTTCCGCTGGCCGGGTATCAGGGACGGACCAGGGCCTGTTCCACTTCTTCGCGTTTTGCCCGCCCTTCCAGTGCCTCGATCAGTTCGAGGGCAAAATCCATGGCCGTGCCCGGTCCGCGCGAGGTGATGATCTGGCCATCACGCACCACCGGCCGGTCGAGCACCTGAATGCTGGGCTGTTCGACGGCCGCCAGCACCCCCGGGTACGCCGTGGCCTCACGCCCATCCAGCAGGCCGGCGCTGGCCAGCACCTTGGGCGCGGCGCAGATGGCGGCGGTGAAGCGCCCCTGTTCGGCCATGTCGCGCAACAGACGCTGGATGCGCGGATCGTCGTTGAGATGATCAGCCCCGGGGAGGCCACCGGGCAACACGATCATGTCGAAGGACTGGTCCAGCACATCATCCAGGGTGGTGTCGGGCATCAGCACGGTGCCGCGGCTGCAGCGCACCAGGCCGTCGTCCAGGCCGGCGGCGACCACCTCGACACCGGCGCGGCGCAGCAGATCGATGATGGTTACGGCTTCGAGCTCTTCGCAACCTGGGGCAAGGGGGACGAGGACGCGTGCCATGTTTCGGGACTCCTCTGGTAAGCGATCACACGGGAAACCGGCTGCAGTTCGATCCCCTGTTCGCGCAAGCGGGGCAGTTCACGCCGCAGCACCTCGAGGGTCTCGGGGTAGGGATGGCCGATGGCGATGGCCGAACCCTTGAGCCGGGCCAGCCGCGCCGCCTGGTACAGGCTCTCGCGGATTCGTACAGGGTCGCGCATGTTGTCGAGAAAGACGTCGCGGCGTGCCGTGGCGATGCCCATGGTGCGCGCCGTGCGTTGCGCCACGGAGCGGGGATTGGTGCGGCTGTCCACGAAGAAGAGATTGCCGTGCCGCCGCAAGGCCTCCATCAGCCAGTGCATGCTGGCGTGCTCGCCAGTGAGCAGGCTGCCCATGTGGTTGTTGACTCCCACGGCATGCGGCACCGAGCGCAGGTTGGCCGCCAGTACCGCCTCCAGGTCGACCCGGGTGTGGTCCAGGGTGAGCCCGCCCGGCCCCAGGGCGCGGTGAGTCACCGAGTCCATGGGCTGATGCAGCATCACCTCGTGGCCCAGCCGCGAGGCCGCCTCGGCGGTCTGGCGGCTGGCACTCAGGCGCGGCAGGATGGAGAGGGTGACCTCGGGCGGCAGTGCCAGCACTTCGCGGGCCACCTCGGCGTTGTTGCCGACATCGTCGATGATGATCGCCAGCAGCCCCGCAGCACGCGCCAGGCCGGTGGTCAGGATCAGGCCAGGCGAGCAGCAGCGAGCGCATCAGGTGCCGTCCTGGATGCGCAGAATGGCCACGCCCTTGAGCAGGAGCAGCGCCTCGCCGAGAGGGTAGTCCTTCTCGATCAGCGACGGGTCCCTGGCGGTCGCGCCGTCTGGCTGTTCTGCCTTGTCGGGATGGCTGGTGGGATTGTCCAGATGGTGCGCCAGCTGTGATTCGCGCAGCAGGGTCTGGTCCTCGGCCGCGCGTTTGAGCTCCACCGTTTCGAGCGGGATGTCGGGCACGATGCCCTCGGCCTGGATGGAGCGCCCCTTGGGGGTGTAGTAACGCGCGGTGGTGAGCTTGATCGCGGTCTTGTCGTTGACCGGCACGATGGTCTGCACCGAACCCTTGCCGAAGGTCCGCTGGCCCATCACCACCGCGCGATGATGGTCCTGCAGGGCGCCGGCCACGATCTCGGAGGCCGATGCCGAACCGCCGTTGACCAGCACCACCATGGGGGCGCCGTCGAGGATGTCGTCGGGTGCGGCCTCGAAGCGCAGCTGCGAGTCGCGTACCCGGCCCCGGGTGTAGACGATGGTCCCTTCCGGCAGGAAGGCGTCGGCCACGGCCACCGCGGCCTGCAATACGCCACCGGGGTTGTTGCGCAGATCGAGCACCAGGCCCTTGAACGGCCCCTTGTTCTCGCGGCGCAAATTGCGAATGGCCTCGCGCATGTCGTCGGCGGTGTTGGCCTGGAACTGCGCCAGCCGCACGTAGGCGAAGCCGGGCTCGAGCAGGCGTGCCTTGACACTACGGGTCTTGATGATGGCGCGTTCGACGGTGACGGAGAAGGGGGCCTCGCGTCCCTTGCGCACGATCTGCAGGGTGACCCGGGTACCCGGCTTGCCGCGCATCAGCTTGACCGCCTCATTGAGGGTCAGCCCCTTCACCGCCTGGTCGTCGATGCGGATGATGATGTCGCCGGCCTGGATGCCGGCGCGCTGGGCGGGGGTGTCGTCGATGGGGGCGATAACCTTGACGAAGCCGTCTTCCATGCCGACCTCGATGCCCAGGCCGCCGAACTCGCCACTGGTGCCCACCCGCAATTCGTCGAATT
The sequence above is a segment of the endosymbiont of unidentified scaly snail isolate Monju genome. Coding sequences within it:
- a CDS encoding S41 family peptidase, which produces MKRSRIALTGLFCLLAGLVSPVVARSPQPPSQDKAESGIPLEELRVFAEVYGRIKQDYVEPVDDRELLRDAIRGMLSGLDPHSAYLDEDEFDELRVGTSGEFGGLGIEVGMEDGFVKVIAPIDDTPAQRAGIQAGDIIIRIDDQAVKGLTLNEAVKLMRGKPGTRVTLQIVRKGREAPFSVTVERAIIKTRSVKARLLEPGFAYVRLAQFQANTADDMREAIRNLRRENKGPFKGLVLDLRNNPGGVLQAAVAVADAFLPEGTIVYTRGRVRDSQLRFEAAPDDILDGAPMVVLVNGGSASASEIVAGALQDHHRAVVMGQRTFGKGSVQTIVPVNDKTAIKLTTARYYTPKGRSIQAEGIVPDIPLETVELKRAAEDQTLLRESQLAHHLDNPTSHPDKAEQPDGATARDPSLIEKDYPLGEALLLLKGVAILRIQDGT
- a CDS encoding DJ-1 family glyoxalase III, with product MARVLVPLAPGCEELEAVTIIDLLRRAGVEVVAAGLDDGLVRCSRGTVLMPDTTLDDVLDQSFDMIVLPGGLPGADHLNDDPRIQRLLRDMAEQGRFTAAICAAPKVLASAGLLDGREATAYPGVLAAVEQPSIQVLDRPVVRDGQIITSRGPGTAMDFALELIEALEGRAKREEVEQALVRP
- a CDS encoding divergent polysaccharide deacetylase family protein → MILTTGLARAAGLLAIIIDDVGNNAEVAREVLALPPEVTLSILPRLSASRQTAEAASRLGHEVMLHQPMDSVTHRALGPGGLTLDHTRVDLEAVLAANLRSVPHAVGVNNHMGSLLTGEHASMHWLMEALRRHGNLFFVDSRTNPRSVAQRTARTMGIATARRDVFLDNMRDPVRIRESLYQAARLARLKGSAIAIGHPYPETLEVLRRELPRLREQGIELQPVSRVIAYQRSPETWHASSSPLPQVAKSSKP